GCAATTCAGTAAGCACTAATAGTTGATAGGAAACGAAATTCAGCAGAGAGTAGAGAGCTCTGCTCTCTACTCTTATTCTTCTGACATCGAAGTTCATCGTATCTTTCATGTGGCCATGTACTTTTTCGCATTCTACTCTTTTCTTGTATAACTCCCAAAATAATTCATCGAGGATGTTTTGATTTCTTAGGTACATCCCAACTTGTTCTTGTCTTCCATTTTCATACAGAAACTTCAGCTTATTTTCTATTTTGGTATGAACTTCTCCACCAAGTTTCCACATTTTGTTCACCCAATGATCAATCCTCTCTACTTCACCTTCTTTGTGCAATACTGCATCACACGAGTAGGAAATAATTGGTTTTGCATTCAGATGATACCATATATCTGCATTGTTTTGGAATGAGTCATAAGCTCCATCCGCAGCATAAAATTCAATATTAGCTTCCATTTTCTTTAATGCGTGTATGTGTTTGATAAGTTCCGTAGAATCAGAACTAAGGCCATTAGTATATGTCATAAATACCGGATAAGTTCCAATCATTGTAATGTGAGCTTTGTCCATTTTACATTTATAATGCGGATTATAATCCGCATATTTGTCATATCGTGAAGCTTCAAGAGGTGTTGAATCTATCTTGGCGTCTTTTAACTTTGAGCTTTTAAGAATCTTTTCGCCTACCATTATTATTAGTTCATTGATCCCATCTTCTCCAAGTCTATATTTTACAAAATGATGGAGGGTTCCAGCTGAAGGAAGTCTTATTTGCCCATTTTTATCACAGAACGATAGCATAATAGCTTCTTCTTCTGTTAAACTGGATACTGTTTTTTCATAAGAGAGATTCCTGAAGCACTTTACAATAAAGAGCTTTATCATTGAGGAAACGTTATATTTAAAATGCCAACGTTTGTTGGTATACACAGTACGTTCAACGTATTGTGAAATGTCTTCTATACAGAGAAAATGAAGAAATTGGCAAATAGAGGCAGTTTCTCTGTAAAGATAGTTTTCTATGGAGTCCTCGAAGAGGACTCCTCTATACTCGATAGATTTTTTATCCATAAAGAAGCAAAATTTTTTATATTTATAGCTACCACTGACCAAAAAAAAAGAGAATAGCAGTATCAACGAAAAAAGGAATAGGTTTTTAAATCAAAATCCTAATTTGAGATTCTCCATAAACATACAGGCAAAATAGGCTTATGGCAGTTGCCGCAAATAGAGAAGCAACATATACCGTAAATTACCCCAATAGTAAAAAAAGTAAACCTGAAACTGCAGCTCCGACAAAGGTAGCATAGAAATTCACACCACTGTTGGTCAGTATCCCCCTGTTCTGA
This DNA window, taken from Methanomethylovorans hollandica DSM 15978, encodes the following:
- a CDS encoding transposase; protein product: MDKKSIEYRGVLFEDSIENYLYRETASICQFLHFLCIEDISQYVERTVYTNKRWHFKYNVSSMIKLFIVKCFRNLSYEKTVSSLTEEEAIMLSFCDKNGQIRLPSAGTLHHFVKYRLGEDGINELIIMVGEKILKSSKLKDAKIDSTPLEASRYDKYADYNPHYKCKMDKAHITMIGTYPVFMTYTNGLSSDSTELIKHIHALKKMEANIEFYAADGAYDSFQNNADIWYHLNAKPIISYSCDAVLHKEGEVERIDHWVNKMWKLGGEVHTKIENKLKFLYENGRQEQVGMYLRNQNILDELFWELYKKRVECEKVHGHMKDTMNFDVRRIRVESRALYSLLNFVSYQLLVLTELQNKVKLRNSFGRLF